A region of the Ranitomeya variabilis isolate aRanVar5 chromosome 5, aRanVar5.hap1, whole genome shotgun sequence genome:
ataccccatatgttggggtaaacccctgtttgggcgcacgggagagctcggaagggaaggagcactgttttactttttcaacgcagaattggctggaattgagatcggatgccatgtcgcgtttggagagcccctgatgtgcctgaacagtggaaaccccccaattataactgaaaccctaatccaaacacaccccttaccctaatcccaacggtaaccctaaccacacccctaactctgacacacccctaaccctaatcccaaccgtaaatgtaatccaaaccctaaccctaactttagccccaaccctaactgtagccctaaccctatccctaaccctagccctaaccctagccctaatcctaatgggaaaatggaaatacattttttttattttattatttttccctaactaagggggtgatgaaggggggtttgatttacttttatagcgttttttatagcggatttttatgattggcagctgtcacacactaaaagacgctttttatatcaaaaaagtttttgcgtctccacattttgagacctataatttttccatattttggtccacagagtcatgtgaggtcttgttttttgcgggacgagttgtcgtttttattggtaacattttcgggcacatgacattttttgatcgctttttattccgatttttgtgaggcagaatgaccaaaaaccagctattcatgaatttcttttgggggaggcgtttataccgttccgcgtttggtaaaattgataaagcagttttatttgtcgggtccgtacgattacagcgatacctcatttatatcatttttttatgttttttatattttatagaaaaaataattattttggcatcgctttattctgaggactataacttttttatttttttgcttatgatgctgtttggtggctcgttttttgcgggacaagatgacgttttcagcggtaccatcgttatttatatccgtctttttaatcgcgtgttattccactttttgttcagcggtatgataataaagcgttgttttttggcttgtgtttttttttttttttccttacggtgttcactgaaggggttaactagtgggacagttttataggttcggtcgttacggacgtggcgatactaaatatatgtacttttattgttttttttttttatttagataaagaaatgtatttatgcgaataatatattttttttctttatttaggaattttttttttttttttttacacaagtggaatttttttttttactttgtcccgggggggaaatcacagatcgctgatctgacagtttgcacagcactctgtgagatcagcgatctgactgacagcgctgcaggcttaccagcgcctgcactggacccggaagtactccctgcaggacccggatgcagacccgcggccattttggatctggggacttcagggaggagacgctcggtacaaggtgagtacattgccttgtaccgatcgtctcagggaagcccgcagggagccccctccctgcgcgatgcttccctgtaccgccggtacactgcgatcatgtttgatcgcagtgtgccgggggttaatgtgccgggggcagtccgtgaccgctcctggcacatagtgccggatgtcagctgcgatagtcagctgacagctGGCCGCGATcacccgcgctccccccgtgagcgcggccgatcgcatatgacgtactatctcatcactgggaattaagtcccaggtcaccttgacaggatagtacgtcatatgggattaaggggttaaaagaagtacCTGTAGTATTCGATTTGAATTCCAGTACACCCCTCCCAATGGAAATGCAACAAAGGCACTTGGTATTCCCACATGAAAAACAACCAGGATCCAGAGACTCCGGAGTCCCGAATGGATAGGAGCTATTGTAGTATTACTGGGTGCAATCCTATTACCTAGGGTCTGATTCCTGCGGAATATCGTTATAGGATGAGGGGGTAAGTGTCTTGAAAGTACTGGATCCCCCTTAAGGATAAACCAATATTTTGATAAAAGTTTCCTAACCGTTGCATGAGACTGGATTATAGGTAGAAATAAAACTCCACCTACTAAATGACATCCTAGAGGAAGGTGACTCCGTCGATTTCATCTTAATACTCCCAATACAATCCTTCTGTGTCAAGGATTTACAGTACCTCTCTGATCCCTAATAAGTTTCTTTGGGTAACCTCTCTGTTCAAACCTATGATCCAAAATTTtagccgcccctgggtgagtataatctaacttgttcttcttatctttcaggttacattgggggcttatctacagcattacagaatactgtagataagcccctaaaggtGGTGGCTGCATCctatatatgaaaaagtaggtgacagattccgtttaatgATATTTCCATCATTTGGTGAGTAGGTTTGTTGGggtctatctggacgatattttgatttactCTCCTGATTTGGAGACACATCGGGGGCATGTGAGACAGGGGCCTCAGATATTAAGGGATAACAAACTATATGCCAAACTAGAGAAATGTGTCTTTACCATccaggaggtgcagtttttgggGTACCTGTTTTCATCTTCTGGTTTTCTGATGGATGCGAAGAAGGTTCGGGCTGTGCTTGACTGGGACCGTCCCAAGAACCTGATGTCTCTACAATGTTTTCTGGGCTTTATTAATTTTTACTGGAAGTTTTTTCAAAATTATTCGGTAAtggtgaaaccccttactgacatgacaaggaagaGGTCTGACTTTTCTAAATGGTCGGATGCCGTCCTGCAGGCTTTGTcctccttaggctggtttcacatttgtggttgtgtcagCAGCGTTTTGGCCGCATTTATCTGCATGTGTCTTGGCCGCGTTTTACTACCCATGCGTCGTTTAGGCTTGTGCGGCTGGGTGCGGCTAACACAACGTGTTGCAATTTTGGTGGCGGCAATTTGCCACCGGCAATCGCATGCAGGTGCTTGTGGAAGGAATGCGTCGAAataatgcattacagtctatgggaacgcaggtGTACGCAAATACACGCGTTTGCTCACGTTTTCGTACGCATGTGTTTTTCCAgagtaaacatgtctagacactgattagccaccccacaCACAAACGTAGATAAAAACAATGTGTGGGCACTGGCAGTACACTACTCTACAAACCTCTGGAAGCAGGCAGACCTGAAGCAAGAACTTGGAAGCAGACTGTAACCTCTACAGGAGAATCACAACTTTAGATAATGTgagtgtcacagggtccttctccggtaccacacaatcaacagagccagtgaagagtgaacaatcccaagacctttatttaggcaaaaatacgaaaggtccatatacaatccgccacacaaaggataaaatagtccagaacacgaatgcagttcagtaacgggATAAAAGTCCACCAATCCAGCAgaaagaggatagcatagtccatatactcttctttctctctgagatgctgtgaacacatcatcattccacacaggactgatctgtgtctcacctccctgatattttaaaagtctTCCTCCTCATTCACAAGTCAGGAGGGgggaggtctcaggggctcattgtttcaacaagctaggtcaacatgtcattagcatattagcaaaccatacagtgctgtgggggctgatatcagatggcagcaacagccattcatcaattaggaaataactcatcctacaagagaacaccatgaaaatcagtaaaatagaaatatacacaaaaatgatacccacatagcatatcacaccatcacagtgagTATAAAAGTGAATGTCTGTCtgtccttttttctttctttagtaTGTACTAAATGCTGTCTATTTTTTCTTGCAGCATTCATgtcttcttcatcctcatcttctgaGGAGTGCCCTGGCCCTGAACGGGAAAgtgaggtgagtacattccctactgattggtaagtattctctgtcacatataCACATgtgatcatttttttttcttatcagaCCAGTTCTTCCACTGCAGCGGAAGCAGAACAGGAGCAGCAGGCACACGTTAGGGTGGCAAGATGGCGTGTAAGTatacttgacttttttttttttttttcatgactataCTATTGTTGCCTGTTTTTTATTTCTTCACTTTGCTTCTATCTTCCTCTTTTTGTCTTGACTACTATTCATTTCTTTACTTTAACTTATTCTTTCCTGTTTTCTCTATCTCttactttctttctttttcttctctttacaACATCaatgtctttctttcttttctaggtTCAAGAACAGGATGAAGAATTCATCGATAATGACCTCCTAAGTTCCCTGGtcgaggagcgagtcccgttgtgggacacccaggttcAGCAACACTCATTCAACGTGGTCATCTGGAGGCTGCGGAATGAGGTGGCCCGAGAGAtgatggatggctgggacaacatTACGGCATGGGTCCACGAGGAATCTTGTAAGTGTTTAAATtttgtgtgatgcagcagtgaccttggctgggatcacacaactgtgcgtgatgcgataaactcctccaagtttctcgcatcacacacagttgtgtgatcaggaCCGAAAGTGCACTGACTaaaaattttttattgtttttctagTGAACAAAGTCAGAACAtgttggcgtttgatgaaggaccgcttcaacaaggaccttcgtcaggaGAGCCAGGTTCctagtggttctgcagcaaggatcagaaaatataatcatcaccgcatgctggcatttttgagaccagtccttgcccacAGACTGTAAGTATTTTTGTGGTGTATTGTTTTGTGTTGGATCCCCTAATCTGTTCTTTTTCTAGTCCACAGGAGATGGTGCTTTACTTTTGTTATTTTTTGGTactaatgtttttattttattttcacagaacctggagcagcaccctcgaaccttgatctggagtggtccttcatcgaacagccacagacccgtcccagccatccagcagtgcagcagcaagtgggcctgcaacacagactggagaccaggaagctggtccatcaggtgttcccctatccctgtcctctgcctcttttttgggggcttTTCCCATCAGcagcagaaggcctcggacaggtcactcatgcccgagtttattcacttgagcttggtcttccagaatggcttaaaggCGCTGGGAGATCGAATGGAAAGTGGTCTGactcatattaacacacttttccggATGTCAACCAGCGCCTTATCTGTCTCGAatccgacctccagagaccagcacataaTTTGTTTAATCAATTTGAACAggccatgtcggaacaccttactcctgatctccagctcaatgtcatgcaggctatgcagcagactcggtacatGCAGCAGTCAGTGGGGGTATTTCCACCTCTGCCAACACTGACACGCTTGACTTCAATACCAAGTTCTGCTgcgtaccactgcatggccactacCATTACCAGCcctgctggacaccactacagcgccCCCACTATGCTGAGTGCTGCTGCacagtccaccgccaccaccatgccaagtgctgctCCTGCTTGGTCCTTCTCCACCATCACCGACATGCCACCTCAAGCAGATCCTGGCAGGCCGTTCACCAGCACCATGCCACAGCAGCAACAACAACCTTATCCTGCCAGGCCGTCCACCCACACCatgccgcagcagcagcagcaaccggatACTGCCAGGCCGTCCACCCGTACCATCCCACCTGTAGACACCAAGCCAACACTCCCCAGAAGACAGCAGCGCTAAACACCGGGGAGGAAGAAGAAAAAAGCAACGGACTCTCGtactccctcccccctcaccttcaaatgtgtctgtgatgtccggTTTGTCTCTCCCTTCCAGTGTGTCTGTCCTGTCCCATGCCTCCTCCACCATCCCTGACCCCACTAATTTTGTCGCCCATTCCTCAGCAACCCCTTCGTCGTCTTTACCCAAACGTCTCAGCTCAACACACCCCTGTTCCGTCTCGTTTCCCCAAGGCGCGGTAGCTAATGTAATTTAATTTTATTCTTTaaataaatgtgtatttttttgccCCTACTACTGTTTGGTTCTTTgtgttccgccgccggcaacacaccgtATGCCGAGTAACACACTGCGCTGTACACTTTGTGGTTTTGCCACCTCATATCTCCAGGACTGAGACAACTTGAACActgcactgcagctttgcttcttgtgtctgtcatggagctatgagttgtcaaaaacaaATATGACTTTCATTTTCTCCAGTATCTGTTCAGTTGGCGTAATGTattgactgtggagacctgggtgtcgtaaccagtgccttcccccctcccatcactcccgtaatgaaacacacacagtcctaggtgggttgaacaggtcggtcacagtttattaatcaaATAATCAGAGAAAGGGCAATTCCATATCGTAATGagcggc
Encoded here:
- the LOC143774115 gene encoding uncharacterized protein LOC143774115, translated to MSSSSSSSEECPGPERESETSSSTAAEAEQEQQAHVRVARWRVQEQDEEFIDNDLLSSLVEERVPLWDTQVQQHSFNVVIWRLRNEVAREMMDGWDNITAWVHEESLNKVRTCWRLMKDRFNKDLRQESQVPSGSAARIRKYNHHRMLAFLRPVLAHRLTWSSTLEP